The sequence TTTAGTCAGTTTAGAATTGAGATCAAAAAATCTGGAACAGAAAACAGAAAACTGGAAACTGGAATACGCAGGCGCTTATAATTCTCTGTATCTGATCCGTAACAAAAAAACTTCGGAAGTCTATGATCTTCAAGATGGAGCTAATAAGCTACCAGAGCCTGTAATAATAAATGATGATATAGCTTTATATGAAATAAAAGCTAACAGATTCCCTATAGGCGCTTTTCTAAAAGATAAAACCAATAAATTCACAAACCATCAATTTGATCTTTATAAAGGAGATACCATTTACATCTTCTCCGATGGATACCCTGATCAATTTGGTGGCCCAAAAGGGAAAAAATTCCGCTACAAACAGTTTAAAGAATTGTTGGTTTCTATCTATAACAGCTCAATAGAAGATCAAAAACAGATACTTGACCAAACTTTTGAGCAGTGGAGAGGAGAGGAAGAGCAGGTAGATGATGTATTGGTGATGGGGATACGGTTGTAAGCGCAGGGCGTAAAGCGCAGAGCGCATAGCGTTTGCACTCTCAATATTTGTTGAAGTTAGTAATTGTTATTTTCACTTAGCTTAACCATTAATTTTACTCTCCATGCTATCCACCATGCGCTATGCTCTATGCGCCTTTTTAATGACCAATTCGCTGCCAGATCATTTCCAATTTCTTTTTTGTATCGGCAGCAAACTCACTTTTCATTATCCAGGAATAGTAAGCAGGTTCTTTTCTTAAAACATCCTCAACCAATTCACCTTTGTGTTTTCCGAAATTAAACCGCTCCCTGCCATCATTATCGTGTACCATTCTGCCTGAAAAATCTACCTTGTTATCCATAGATAATTGATGGAGAAAATCCACTTCATTCTTCAGATCATTATAACGTTGAAGCTGGGCCAATAGAATATCATAGGTTGCTGTAACATCAGCCAGAGCGTTATGGGCATTATTTAACACTTTATCACAGTAAAACCGGTAGGCAGCGGTCAAATTTCTCTTTTCCATTTTATGAAAAATAGTTTGTACGTCCACTAATTTTCTGCCTTCCATAGAAAGATCAAACCCGGTACGCAAACATTCTTCCATGAGTAATGGTATATCAAATTTGATACTGTTAAAACCTCCCAGATCAGAACCATCAATAAATTCAATGATCTCTTGCGCAATTTGAGAAAAAACAGGACTATCTTTAACATCCTTGTCATAGATCCCATGTATAGCAGAAGCCGGAGCAGGGATCGGAATTAACGGATTAACCCTTTGCGTTTTGTTAACAATATTTCCGTCAGGCATTACCTTTAAGATAGCAATTTCTACTATTCTGTCTCTCGCTACATTTATTCCCGTAGTTTCA is a genomic window of Cytophagales bacterium containing:
- a CDS encoding 3'-5' exonuclease: MNLNLTKPLAFIDLETTGINVARDRIVEIAILKVMPDGNIVNKTQRVNPLIPIPAPASAIHGIYDKDVKDSPVFSQIAQEIIEFIDGSDLGGFNSIKFDIPLLMEECLRTGFDLSMEGRKLVDVQTIFHKMEKRNLTAAYRFYCDKVLNNAHNALADVTATYDILLAQLQRYNDLKNEVDFLHQLSMDNKVDFSGRMVHDNDGRERFNFGKHKGELVEDVLRKEPAYYSWIMKSEFAADTKKKLEMIWQRIGH